In Mustela erminea isolate mMusErm1 chromosome 7, mMusErm1.Pri, whole genome shotgun sequence, the genomic stretch AATTTGATTATACATTTTTCAGAGCTTAGAAAGACTAACCACCTAATCATGCCAGAGCTCAACAGACCAGCATTAATAATCACCAAAAAAGGCACTTTAAAATACACTTGACAAGGAGTGACGCTAATGCAATGAGAACTGGTCAAAGCCCTGCACTAAACTTTGTCATAGATCCTATAAATAGTGCATTCTCTGTTTCCATacgtatatataaatatatatgtgtgtatataccaaTAGCCATAAACACGagtgtgtgtctatttctgtaaGTCTctggatgggggaaaaaaacctttgctgtttcctttaacttaataaaacacaaaaattctaGGCATTTCACTCGGAACAAAGAATGAGGAGATGGGCAAATTAACGCAAAAAAGTACCCTACTACTCCTTTGTGTATTGACCCAAAAAAGCAGTACAATAAATACTCAGAACTTTCCTAAGCTGtcaactattaaaataaaaaaatctagtgttttaaagatttttttttttttttgacagagagagatcacaagtaggcagagaggcaggcagagagagaaaggaagaagcaggctccctgctgagcagagagcccgatgtgggactcgatcccaggaccctgagatcatgacctgagccaaaggcagcggcttaacccactgagccacccaggcgcccccaaaaatctagtgttttaaaaaagtttattccactggagggaggaaggagggtatTTTTGGTGCTGTCAATCTCATACACTCACACATCCATATTGCTTCGGTTGAAGAGAGTGGAATGAACACAAGAAATCTCCTccacagattctttctttcaGTACCCAAGTTTTGGATATGTTGTGCCATTCCACTTAGTTTAACGTATAAACAAAGTCttgtataaagatatttttaggaTTTCTAAATTCTCAAGATATTTTCACAGAGTACTACAAGTACTTAGAGGATTTTTGTGAAATAAACAGAATTGGCCACATACACATTAGTCCACTGTGTATACCTCAGGCTCGATGTTCTCATAGACCAAATTTATCTGTTCCAGAGGTGGACAAAAGGCTTACTCGTCCTTCCCAGGAACAAGTGTATAGACTTACTTTTAGAAGATGAGAAAACAATTAGTGATGGCATTTAAAGTTTAATTACTAACTGTATAGCGCCTGACGAAAAAAATCAGAGCAATTTCTGAAAGGTTAAGAGTCAGACTCCGGGCATTTCCGTTTTTTAGCTGCTGGCTCTTCAGTCTTGTGTGATTCTAAAGTGCTTGCGTTGGATTTGAGACTGGGGTCGGCTTTAAGGTTATCCATGGCGACAGTGAAGCCTGAGAGAAGGTACCCCCCACCTCCGCTCATCAGTAGTTTGGGATGACTTCGATCTGGCAAAACCTAATCAAGACAGAAAGACATTCATGTTTTCCTACGCAGATAAAGCACATGCTAACAATACACATGCCAGAAATCGGAATTCAAATGACAGAGATTCTCTTGAAGATTTAATCTGATCAATTTCTAAAGAGTGCCTTCCTTCACGTGCAGATTAAGGATTTAATCTGGTTTTGaggattttcttctgaaaaataaaattgaagctGCTGCTCTCAAACCAGAGGCAAGTTTCTAGTGGCAAACAAGCAAATGTCTGTGTAGTTCTCTAGGCCTGCACATAGCTTTCTTCCTACTGGCTCCAGGAAGCTTCACAGCCACTAGTGGAGTGTGGGTCCACGGAGAAGTAGCTACTGGACATATCCAGAGCTTCCCTCCCCTGATACCTTGTTAACTCTGACACAATTTCTTCTCTGCTGTTACCATAGCTCAAGAAGATCACTGCCATGTAGGGCGGAGACTGCTCAGGGCCTTGAGTATCCTGGATCAAGGCAGTAGATGTGCAAGCAGCAGGGCAGGGCCTGTGGCGGCCATGGAGGTACTCCCTCAGTTCTCCCTTCAAGAGGGAACCAGCTGTGAGGAGTTCGAGGAGCAGAAAGCCTCTCGCTGCTGCTTCCTTGGGATCCTGAGCAGCATTCATACACAGGGAGGCTGCTCCAAGTCGATTACTGAGCATGGGTACCCAGAACCGCAACACTTCTGCCCAAGACAGGGCTCCTTTATTGGGCAAACTTTGCTCTGGGGTTCCCCATCATCCTGGCTGAGACTTTCTGAAGGGAGCACTGCAGGctcttcctccccatcttcctttctccccctccttttgcAGCAGTCAGACCTCCATTACGGTCTGAGGGCTTTCCTATctggctctgctccctctccttttcctctttcagagGCATCTTCCCCCATAAAACCCTTATACTTCTAATTCCATCTTAGCGTGTGCCTTCCAGAGGACCTGAACTGATGTTGGGCCCACCAGTAAATCCTGAAAATCTGCTGCAAAGACAACTCAGCTGAGGGAGCAGTCACTTTCTTGTTGGCCTAGGGATTTTGCTATCATCAGTTATTCCCTCCACAGTGATCTTGAGGCCTTGGAGAAACATGAACCATAACTGTTTGCATTTTAATTGGCTCTGGACTGAAGTTTCAGAGTAACAGACCCTGACGTGAAGGAGGAAAAAGGGTCAGGAAGAGCCAGGGCACTTTGTCTGAGTTACAAGCAGGAGATACTTTCATCTGTAGATGGAAATACGGGCATCTATTTAACAGCTTCTGGCACCACTGCAGAGAGCCAGCAACTCAGAACAGCAGCCCCCTGGAACCAGCTGGAAAAACACGTACCTGGTAATTCCTGAGCCAGGTTTCCGACAGCCTGAGGTTGATGACCCCTCCTCTTTCCCGCAGTTTTGTGTAGCATTCCAACAGGGGCTAAAGGCATAAACAGAATTCTGTTAAGAATGCCTGTGAGGGCTGTGATTTGAGTATTAACACACAGTGCAAGAACTCCCAGCTCTTCCATGTCAGCATTACCTCTTTATACTGACAGTAGACCACAAATGGTCTGGAAGGGGCCACGAAGTCCAGCAAAGACAGCAGGAGTGGAGTGGGATGGAAACGACTAGCAACAattaaactgcaaaaaaaaaaacacgttaaGACAAATTATTTCTCTCCTTGGCAAGGTAGAGCAtagattttaaaaggcatttaaaatgaccatctactggggtgcctgggtggctcagttggttgagcatctgcctttggctcaggtcataatcccagggctctgggattgagtcctgtgtcgattccctgctctgcggggagcctgcttttccctcttcctctgccactacccgtgcttgtagtctctctctctcaagtaagtaaaatcttcagaaaaaatgaTCATCTATTCATTTGCCATGACTCACGCAAGGAAGAGCTTTAAATACCACATTCTACAAactccccccccaaaataaaatcatgtgttTCTAAGAAACACAAAATGAACTAAAAGCTCTCTTGGTGCTTGGCAACTCTAAATAGCATTTAATGACattcttgacttaaaaaaaaaaacatcatctGGAAACAAATCCAACATTGTAATTCTACCTTTCCAGATATCAGAATCTACGTCTCCTGTCAGGTTTTCCTTAGCCTTTACCATTAGCCAGAGTGGTATCAATTTGAATGACCTACCCCCTGCATATAGCAGGACCACACAGACTCATCTGATACACTATCACTGGAGACGCTTCAAATTTATTCTAGAACTCTGAAACCAACACAATTTCCCACATCCACCAGATGCAGCCTCCTGTCTTAAAAAACAAGATAGATTCATCATCTCTGCTCCCACTATAATCGAAGCAGACACACGAGGAATTCCGTGTGAAGCACAGCCCACGGATACCCAGTTATCTGTATTCCTTCATCAACGTACCCATCTgagtttctttcactcagcagaGCAGCAGCCTCTAAGtgtcttttcctttgctcttcttgtctcctctgcttttcctgaatcttcaaaaagaaaaagaagaaactagcATACTGCAGTCATTCAATCAGGTTTATGGAAATGATGGTCTGTCAAAAATTTCAACGGTATTTATCAACCTGGACTAAAGCAACAGAAGGTCATTCATGAGGAAGCTGGAAACACACAGACCAGTTTGTTATAGAACCATCAGTAAGCTACCTACACAGTGCTCCTGGATCCCAAAGCTCCATCCCAAAGAATACATGACACACGTGTGCACATCCATGCACACATTTTCTCTGTCTGCTCTGGTATTTATTATCTTGGGCACTGATGCTCCAAAGCCACACCAAACCTCAGTGCCAAATGAAACTCGGAGAGGAATATTATGAAGGTAGGGGGACTCTTAACACTTACATAAtcctttttgcttcctttctctttagaCTCCTTGTAGTCTGGATCTTGCGAGACGATTTCCATCGTTTCCTGTTCCGGTGGGTGATGGCTCTCTTGCGCTTCTGTCACGTTGTCTTCATTCTCCTGTTCCGAAGTCTGTTTTTCCTCCAGGGTGCCATTACTTTCTTCAGCAGAAGCACCGTCTTTAGGCTCTGAAGATAACATCTCCGCAGAAAATGTTCCATTTAGGAGACTGTCCAGTTTGTTGAGTGGGAAATCATAAAGACCACTGAGGAAAGATTTGGGGAATCCAAAACATGCTGTTGCTGCCCGAACAGGTCCACCTCCAGGGTACAGCTGAATAATGGAACCAAAAcctgaagagattaaaaaaataaagatcttctgGATGGAGGGGATTCTAGACTCAGGACACCCTTAGAGTCCTCCACCGTAAGAAGACTAAATGTCTCTACTCTTTGTAGGGGCTGCGGGATAATGCAGCTCCCCCTGGCGGTCGTTTGCCCATGAATATTCCCaatgaaggaaaaacaattcCAGAACACATGAACCTCCACGTGATGCTATGATAAAACCGTATGATCTTGCAAATTTGGGTGTCTCGTGATTGGCGATTAGCTCTCAGCCTTCCCCCAGTCTGAACCTCAATCAGGGCAGCTCGAAGTTCTTACCTGCCACAGGGTTAGAGGAAGGGCAGGCAAACTGTGTGTGTTCCTCCAGGATAAAATATACCCCACATAGTCTTCTCATCCAATCCCCTCAATTCTGGCCAATAAAATGAGAACCAGCTATCCAAGAATTTACAGAAATCACTGTCC encodes the following:
- the TRMT6 gene encoding tRNA (adenine(58)-N(1))-methyltransferase non-catalytic subunit TRM6 isoform X1 translates to MEGSGELPGPQPPHPGDHRIRDGDFVVLKREDVFKAVQVQRRKKITFEKQWFYLDNVIGHSYGTTFEVTNGGSLQPKKKKEEPASETKEAGIDNRNIIDDGKSQKLTQDDIKALKDKGIKGEEIVQQLIENSTTFRDKTEFAQDKYIKKKKKKYEAIITVVKPSTRILSIMYYAREPGKINHMRYDTLAQMLTLGNVRAGNKMIVMETCAGLVLGAMMERMGGFGSIIQLYPGGGPVRAATACFGFPKSFLSGLYDFPLNKLDSLLNGTFSAEMLSSEPKDGASAEESNGTLEEKQTSEQENEDNVTEAQESHHPPEQETMEIVSQDPDYKESKEKGSKKDYIQEKQRRQEEQRKRHLEAAALLSERNSDGLIVASRFHPTPLLLSLLDFVAPSRPFVVYCQYKEPLLECYTKLRERGGVINLRLSETWLRNYQVLPDRSHPKLLMSGGGGYLLSGFTVAMDNLKADPSLKSNASTLESHKTEEPAAKKRKCPESDS